In the genome of Polaribacter atrinae, one region contains:
- a CDS encoding TIGR01212 family radical SAM protein (This family includes YhcC from E. coli K-12, an uncharacterized radical SAM protein.) — protein MKFSGKRYLDYSSFIKLTFGERVQKISLDIGFSCPNRDGSKGYGGCTYCNNNTFNPDYCQPTKGIKQQLEEGISRFATKYKTQQYLAYFQAYTNTYSDFESLKKMYDEALSVPNVIGLVIGTRPDCISDEVIDYLSFLSKKHFISLEFGVESTLNKTLKKVNRCHTYNDTIATFNKCKNRGFHLGAHLIMGLPGETKEDLLNHAIEISKLPINTLKLHHLQIVKKSIMASQYKRNPEDFQLFTQESYIRFITEFVALLRPDIVIERFISQAPVDLLIAPKWNGLKNFEMVAKIDKKMEDIKTWQGKKYTKCHIAS, from the coding sequence ATGAAATTTTCAGGAAAACGCTATTTAGATTATTCATCATTTATTAAATTAACTTTCGGCGAAAGAGTTCAAAAAATATCTTTAGACATTGGGTTTTCTTGCCCAAACAGAGACGGCTCTAAAGGCTACGGAGGTTGTACCTATTGCAACAACAATACATTTAATCCAGATTATTGCCAACCAACAAAAGGCATAAAACAACAGTTAGAAGAAGGTATTTCTAGATTTGCTACCAAATACAAAACACAACAATACTTAGCGTATTTTCAAGCATACACAAATACCTATTCAGATTTTGAATCATTAAAAAAAATGTATGACGAGGCTTTAAGCGTGCCAAATGTAATTGGTTTGGTTATTGGCACAAGACCAGATTGTATTTCTGATGAAGTTATCGATTACCTATCTTTTCTATCAAAAAAGCATTTTATTTCTTTAGAGTTTGGTGTGGAAAGCACTTTAAATAAAACATTAAAAAAAGTAAACAGATGTCATACTTATAATGACACTATTGCTACTTTTAACAAATGTAAAAACAGAGGTTTTCATTTAGGCGCCCATTTAATTATGGGGTTACCTGGAGAAACTAAAGAAGACTTATTAAACCACGCTATTGAAATTTCTAAACTACCTATTAACACCTTAAAATTACACCATTTACAAATTGTAAAAAAATCGATTATGGCCTCTCAATACAAACGAAACCCAGAAGATTTTCAGCTTTTTACTCAAGAGAGCTATATTCGATTTATAACCGAATTCGTTGCATTATTAAGACCAGATATTGTGATAGAACGCTTTATCAGTCAAGCTCCTGTAGATTTATTAATAGCACCAAAATGGAACGGATTAAAAAACTTTGAAATGGTTGCTAAAATTGATAAAAAAATGGAAGATATAAAGACTTGGCAGGGAAAAAAGTACACAAAGTGCCATATAGCATCTTAA